From the Sphingobacteruim zhuxiongii genome, the window TTGGCATGCTTGTAAAATGCTATAAAACTAACATCTTACCTTTATCAACGTTATTGATCGGTCTAATTAGCTTTTCTATAACTTGCTCTAAAGTAGGCTCCTGTAGTACTTCCTGAGTCCCAAGAAATGACTAATTCACTGTCATTCAGTCTTTCAACCTTACGAACATATTCCCCCGAATAGTTTGTATACGTATAGGTGATACTACTTTGATCAGAAGATAGTTTCCAAGTTCCATTAATTCCAGCGGTAGAGCCTGAACATGCACCTGAAATCTGAGAAAACTGTCCGCCCTGACCATAGGTTTGCCTTTCTTGCATTCTGCAGCTTAAATCACTTACCGCAGCCCAAGTACCATTCACACCAGTCTTTCGCTCATAGTTAACCACTTGCCAAGTTCCTACAATTGGCGAGCTCTCGCCTTCCTCATCATCTTTATCACAAGAGGAAAAAACACACAGCATGCTGAGCATTATTAGAAGATTTATTACTTTCATTTCATTACCATTTAGGGTTTAATAATGAAGTAAAACTATCGAAACGCTCCATGCATGACAATACCGAGCAATCGGTATTTTTACGAGTATAGGCACGCCTAGACACAGAAAAAGGGGATAACCATCGGCTTCCCCTTCTATATTTCATTACATTTTTCGCTTAACTATTAAAAAGAACCATTGCAATAATCAAAGTGACTATGATATTGAATGTTTGGGCAATTAAGAAGGCATAAAGCGGCTTTTTATTATCTTGTTTAAAAAGATCTTTAAAGTTTGTTTCTAATCCAATCGATGTAAACGCTAGTGCAAACCAAAGGCCTTGAATGCTTTTTAAGCTATCTTTTACCATCGCATTGGCCTCCGGAGTAACGA encodes:
- a CDS encoding lipocalin family protein: MKVINLLIMLSMLCVFSSCDKDDEEGESSPIVGTWQVVNYERKTGVNGTWAAVSDLSCRMQERQTYGQGGQFSQISGACSGSTAGINGTWKLSSDQSSITYTYTNYSGEYVRKVERLNDSELVISWDSGSTTGAYFRASYRKAN